In Ochrobactrum sp. Marseille-Q0166, a single genomic region encodes these proteins:
- the coxB gene encoding cytochrome c oxidase subunit II gives MDKIVATTRGAVVGASALLWTSGAALADQPRPWEMTFQSAATGIAEQIHWFERYTLWFIVPITLLVLALLIWCVVKFRASANPEPSKTSHNTAIEVIWTVGPVIILLFLAVPSFQLLTAQYSPQDPTLTVKATGYQWYWGYEYQTENPVSFDSLLLKAADRAAEGKEDLAVYPRLLAVDNEVVVPVGTTVRLLVTAADVIHSWTIPAFGVKMDAIPGRINEAWFKADKEGLYYGQCSELCGKDHAYMPIAVRVVTDEQYNTWLSAAATNLQDANKALRSELESNTNDKVAAASF, from the coding sequence GTGGATAAAATTGTTGCCACAACGAGGGGTGCCGTCGTTGGTGCTTCCGCTTTGCTGTGGACAAGTGGTGCCGCTCTGGCGGATCAGCCACGTCCGTGGGAAATGACATTTCAAAGTGCTGCGACGGGGATCGCCGAGCAGATTCATTGGTTTGAGCGTTATACGCTCTGGTTCATCGTGCCGATCACGTTACTGGTTCTGGCGCTATTGATCTGGTGTGTGGTGAAATTCCGCGCCAGCGCAAATCCTGAGCCATCCAAAACCAGTCACAATACGGCGATTGAAGTCATCTGGACCGTCGGTCCCGTGATTATCTTGCTGTTTCTGGCGGTTCCGTCGTTTCAGCTTTTGACTGCGCAATATTCGCCGCAGGATCCGACACTGACCGTTAAAGCGACCGGATACCAGTGGTATTGGGGCTATGAGTATCAGACAGAAAACCCGGTAAGCTTTGATTCGCTGCTTCTCAAAGCTGCGGATCGCGCCGCTGAAGGAAAAGAAGATCTGGCTGTCTACCCTCGTTTGCTGGCGGTCGATAATGAAGTGGTGGTTCCGGTCGGGACGACTGTTCGGCTGCTTGTGACTGCCGCTGACGTGATCCATTCCTGGACCATTCCGGCTTTTGGTGTGAAAATGGATGCCATTCCGGGCCGCATCAATGAGGCCTGGTTCAAGGCAGACAAGGAAGGCCTTTATTACGGCCAGTGTTCCGAGCTTTGTGGTAAAGATCACGCTTATATGCCTATTGCCGTGCGTGTCGTCACTGACGAGCAGTACAATACATGGCTGAGCGCAGCAGCGACAAATTTGCAGGATGCAAACAAGGCGCTCAGGTCTGAGCTTGAAAGCAATACAAATGACAAGGTAGCTGCGGCGAGCTTTTAG
- a CDS encoding SDR family oxidoreductase has translation MKPVVVVTGGGRGIGAAIAVLFAQEGYNVCISYVNDVDAAFATVKACESFGTKAIAVRSDVANREDVADLFTTCDGELGAPQCLINNAGVIGQATRIEGLEAEALEQTFKTNVFGLLYCIQEATRRMSTAHGGVGGTIINISSVAAVLGSPGEYVHYAASKGAVETISIGAGKELASEGIRVNAIRVGTTNTSIHALSGNPDRPAKIAAMTPMGRIAEPEDIAHTALWLASDKSGFVTGTVITVAGGLSA, from the coding sequence GTGAAACCAGTTGTTGTGGTTACGGGAGGCGGCAGAGGCATTGGCGCTGCTATCGCAGTTCTCTTTGCGCAAGAAGGCTATAACGTCTGCATAAGCTATGTGAACGATGTAGACGCAGCCTTCGCAACCGTTAAGGCGTGTGAAAGCTTTGGTACGAAAGCAATAGCTGTGCGCAGTGATGTGGCAAACCGGGAAGATGTCGCGGATTTATTTACTACCTGTGACGGGGAGCTTGGCGCGCCGCAATGCCTCATCAACAATGCAGGTGTGATTGGGCAAGCCACGCGGATAGAGGGGCTTGAAGCAGAAGCACTCGAGCAGACCTTTAAAACAAATGTCTTTGGGCTGCTTTATTGTATCCAGGAGGCTACACGCCGCATGTCTACGGCGCATGGCGGCGTCGGCGGCACGATCATCAATATTTCGTCGGTAGCAGCGGTTCTCGGAAGCCCCGGTGAGTATGTGCATTACGCTGCATCGAAAGGGGCCGTTGAAACCATTTCAATCGGCGCTGGCAAGGAATTGGCTTCCGAAGGTATCCGCGTCAATGCCATACGCGTTGGCACGACAAACACGTCCATTCATGCATTGAGCGGCAATCCTGATCGTCCTGCAAAAATCGCCGCGATGACCCCAATGGGTCGTATCGCCGAACCGGAAGACATTGCACATACAGCGCTTTGGCTGGCATCTGACAAATCAGGATTTGTAACCGGAACTGTGATTACAGTCGCGGGTGGGCTGAGTGCTTGA
- the rpsF gene encoding 30S ribosomal protein S6, with the protein MALYEHVLLARQDISQQQVDALVEQYKGVLEANGGKVGKVENWGLRPLTYRIKKNRKAYYTLVNIDAPAAAVAEMERQMRINEDVLRFMTIRVEEHEEGQSAMLSRRDDRRERDGDDRGPRRPREGGFDRGDRGDRGPRRPRDNEAGEGA; encoded by the coding sequence ATGGCTCTTTATGAACATGTGCTTCTTGCCCGCCAGGACATTTCCCAGCAGCAGGTCGACGCACTCGTCGAACAGTACAAGGGTGTCCTCGAAGCTAATGGCGGCAAGGTTGGTAAGGTAGAAAACTGGGGTCTTCGTCCCCTCACCTATCGTATCAAGAAGAATCGCAAGGCCTATTACACGCTCGTAAACATTGACGCACCAGCAGCAGCTGTTGCTGAAATGGAACGCCAGATGCGCATCAACGAAGACGTTCTTCGTTTCATGACCATTCGCGTTGAAGAACACGAAGAAGGCCAGTCGGCTATGCTTTCGCGCCGCGACGATCGTCGTGAACGCGATGGTGACGACCGTGGCCCACGTCGTCCACGCGAAGGCGGTTTTGACCGTGGTGATCGTGGTGATCGCGGCCCACGTCGCCCACGTGACAACGAAGCTGGCGAAGGAGCATAA
- the fabD gene encoding ACP S-malonyltransferase, whose amino-acid sequence MAVAFTFPGQGSQAVGMGKALAEQFAEARAVFEEVDAALGEKLSATMFEGPEDVLTLTANAQPALMAVSIAALRVMEAQGFSLKDKVAYVAGHSLGEYSALCAAGTFSLADTARLLRIRGNAMQKAVPVGAGAMAAIIGLEHGDVESICAEAKASGSVQIANDNGGGQLVISGSKAAVELAASLASEKGAKRAIMLPVSAPFHSTLMAPAADAMREALAQVDKHNPVVPLIANVRAAPVTDANEIADLLVEQVTGQVRWRETVEWFAANGVTTLYEVGSGKVLTGLARRISKDVTGVTVGSAEEIAAALAALNS is encoded by the coding sequence ATGGCGGTAGCATTTACCTTTCCCGGACAGGGCAGCCAGGCAGTCGGCATGGGCAAGGCTTTGGCAGAACAGTTCGCTGAAGCACGCGCTGTTTTCGAGGAAGTGGACGCAGCGCTGGGCGAAAAGCTCTCCGCAACCATGTTTGAAGGTCCAGAAGACGTTCTGACGCTGACAGCCAATGCGCAGCCGGCTCTGATGGCTGTTTCTATTGCTGCACTGCGTGTCATGGAAGCACAAGGCTTCTCTTTGAAAGACAAGGTTGCTTATGTGGCCGGTCATTCGCTCGGCGAATATTCGGCACTTTGCGCTGCCGGAACTTTCTCGCTGGCCGATACTGCGCGTCTTCTGCGCATTCGCGGCAATGCCATGCAAAAGGCTGTTCCGGTTGGTGCAGGCGCTATGGCCGCTATTATCGGGCTTGAGCACGGCGATGTTGAATCCATCTGTGCGGAAGCTAAAGCCTCGGGCTCGGTTCAGATCGCTAACGATAATGGCGGTGGTCAGCTTGTCATTTCCGGCTCAAAGGCTGCGGTAGAATTGGCCGCTTCGCTTGCCTCCGAAAAAGGTGCCAAGCGTGCAATCATGCTGCCTGTCTCTGCACCGTTTCATTCGACACTGATGGCTCCCGCCGCTGACGCAATGCGTGAAGCGCTGGCTCAGGTTGATAAGCATAATCCGGTTGTGCCGCTGATTGCCAATGTGCGTGCAGCGCCTGTGACGGATGCCAATGAAATTGCTGATCTTCTGGTTGAGCAGGTCACGGGTCAGGTGCGCTGGCGCGAGACTGTTGAATGGTTTGCCGCCAATGGCGTGACAACACTTTATGAAGTAGGATCGGGCAAGGTCTTGACCGGGCTTGCGCGTCGTATCTCAAAGGATGTGACCGGTGTTACTGTTGGTTCGGCCGAAGAAATAGCTGCGGCGCTCGCTGCATTGAATAGCTGA
- a CDS encoding acyl carrier protein, which translates to MSDTAERVKKIVVEHLGVDADKVTEGASFIDDLGADSLDTVELVMAFEEEFGVEIPDDAAETILTVGDAVKFIDKASA; encoded by the coding sequence ATGAGCGATACCGCAGAGCGCGTCAAGAAAATCGTTGTTGAGCATCTGGGTGTAGATGCAGACAAGGTCACCGAAGGCGCAAGCTTCATTGATGATCTTGGTGCAGACAGCCTCGACACCGTCGAGCTGGTTATGGCTTTCGAAGAAGAATTCGGCGTTGAAATTCCTGACGACGCTGCAGAAACGATCCTCACGGTCGGCGACGCTGTGAAGTTCATCGATAAGGCTTCTGCCTAA
- a CDS encoding VOC family protein: MNIIAHVEIPVRKLERAIVFYSEVFGIKFGDVAEIHGNRMAYFPFEEGKDGASGALAEGEVYVPSVNGAIVYLSVVDLDQTISKATARGSKVLFPKTAIGENSFVAEITDSEGNRIAIQSL, from the coding sequence ATGAATATCATCGCCCATGTCGAGATTCCGGTCAGAAAGCTTGAACGTGCTATCGTTTTTTATAGCGAGGTCTTTGGCATAAAATTTGGCGACGTGGCCGAAATCCACGGCAACCGCATGGCTTATTTTCCGTTTGAGGAAGGCAAGGATGGCGCAAGCGGGGCTTTAGCGGAAGGTGAAGTCTATGTACCGTCCGTCAATGGCGCAATTGTTTATCTCAGCGTCGTTGATCTTGACCAGACAATTTCGAAAGCAACAGCACGCGGAAGCAAAGTTCTGTTTCCGAAAACTGCGATCGGTGAAAATTCATTTGTGGCAGAAATAACGGATAGTGAAGGTAACCGTATTGCAATTCAGTCCTTATAG
- the tldD gene encoding metalloprotease TldD: MKSLIDSFDVTRDDIERLVSQSLKGSDDGELFLEYREAEALVFDNGRLKTGSFNQDQGFGLRAVAGEAIGYAHAGDLSVAALKRASEAVSATLSGHSGSYSAAPAGTNHHLYTDENPIGSPTFDAKVQLLQKIDAYLRAKDPKVRQVSVSIAGSWQQVEILRADGHFVRDIRPMVRLSVSVVAGNGDRQESGSHTLGGRKGFGDFITTESWQSVADEALRQALVNLEAIPAPAGTYDIVLGNGWPGVMLHEAVGHGLEGDFNRKKTSAFAGLLGQQVASKGVTVVDDGTISERRGSLTIDDEGTPTNRTVLIEDGKLVNYMQDRQNARLMGMEATGNGRRESYAHAPMPRMTNTYMLSGDKTPEEIIASMKKGIYAVSFGGGQVDITSGKFVFGCTEAYMIEDGKIGAPIKGAMLIGNGPDAMKRISMIGNDMKLDTGSGNCGKGGQWVPVGVGQPHLRMDQVTVGGTAV, encoded by the coding sequence ATGAAGAGCCTGATCGATAGCTTCGACGTAACGCGTGACGATATTGAACGTCTTGTCTCACAAAGCCTCAAGGGCAGTGACGATGGCGAGCTTTTCTTAGAATATCGAGAGGCGGAAGCACTTGTTTTCGACAACGGACGCTTGAAGACCGGTTCCTTCAATCAGGATCAGGGCTTTGGCCTGCGTGCCGTTGCCGGTGAAGCTATCGGCTATGCCCATGCAGGTGATCTGTCGGTAGCCGCCCTCAAACGTGCATCAGAAGCCGTATCCGCAACATTGAGCGGTCATAGTGGGAGCTATTCAGCGGCACCCGCCGGCACCAATCACCATCTTTACACCGACGAGAACCCAATCGGCTCGCCAACTTTCGATGCCAAGGTTCAGCTTCTGCAAAAGATCGACGCATACCTGCGCGCCAAGGATCCGAAAGTTCGTCAGGTCTCCGTCTCGATTGCAGGCTCCTGGCAGCAGGTGGAAATTCTGCGTGCCGATGGCCATTTCGTGCGCGATATCCGCCCAATGGTGCGGCTGAGTGTTTCGGTCGTTGCAGGGAACGGCGATCGTCAGGAATCCGGTTCGCATACGCTTGGCGGACGTAAGGGATTCGGCGACTTCATTACCACCGAAAGCTGGCAGAGCGTTGCCGATGAAGCACTGCGTCAGGCACTGGTTAATCTTGAGGCAATCCCTGCCCCTGCCGGCACTTATGATATTGTGCTTGGCAATGGCTGGCCGGGCGTGATGTTGCATGAAGCGGTCGGTCATGGTCTTGAAGGTGACTTCAACCGCAAGAAAACGTCTGCCTTTGCTGGCCTGCTTGGTCAACAGGTGGCTTCAAAGGGCGTGACAGTGGTTGATGACGGCACGATCTCCGAGCGTCGCGGCTCGCTGACCATCGATGATGAAGGCACACCGACCAATCGTACCGTGCTGATCGAGGATGGCAAGCTCGTCAATTACATGCAGGATCGTCAAAATGCCCGCCTGATGGGCATGGAAGCCACCGGCAATGGCCGCCGTGAATCCTACGCACACGCACCGATGCCGCGCATGACCAACACCTATATGCTTTCCGGTGACAAGACGCCGGAAGAGATCATCGCTTCCATGAAGAAGGGAATTTACGCGGTTTCCTTCGGCGGCGGTCAGGTCGACATCACCTCGGGCAAATTCGTGTTCGGCTGTACGGAAGCCTATATGATCGAAGACGGCAAGATCGGCGCGCCAATCAAGGGTGCCATGCTGATCGGCAATGGACCGGATGCGATGAAGCGCATTTCGATGATCGGTAACGATATGAAACTCGATACCGGCTCCGGAAATTGCGGCAAAGGCGGACAATGGGTGCCGGTTGGTGTCGGCCAGCCGCACTTACGCATGGATCAGGTGACTGTCGGCGGCACCGCCGTGTAA
- a CDS encoding YicC/YloC family endoribonuclease has product MALQSMTGFARHAIQYGAANNEARIVWEVRSVNGKGLDLRLRLPQGLEGAEHAIRSLQARYFSRGNFQASLSVERTEVQGGFAINQAMLDEVLKLGAELQARHGLAPASVDGILSLRGIIDQAQLGEDDNARAGLEAAVVAAFEGALKAISEARTHEGQSLFAILSSHVDTIEHLTLEARNDPSRSIDAIRARLGSQVALLMETGRDLDEARLYQEAAFLATKADIQEELDRLETHVASARKLLADGGPIGRKLDFLSQEFNREANTLCSKSNAASITAIGLELKAVVDQFREQVQNLE; this is encoded by the coding sequence ATGGCGCTCCAGAGTATGACAGGGTTTGCGCGCCATGCGATACAGTACGGTGCTGCAAATAATGAAGCGCGTATCGTGTGGGAAGTCCGCTCGGTCAACGGTAAGGGACTTGATTTGCGCTTGCGCCTGCCGCAGGGTTTGGAAGGCGCGGAGCACGCGATACGCTCGCTTCAGGCGCGCTATTTCTCGCGCGGAAACTTTCAAGCCAGTCTTAGCGTCGAACGCACAGAGGTACAGGGTGGTTTTGCCATTAATCAGGCGATGCTTGATGAAGTGCTGAAACTGGGGGCTGAGCTACAGGCCCGTCATGGTTTGGCGCCTGCAAGCGTTGACGGTATTCTTTCGCTGCGCGGTATCATCGATCAGGCGCAACTGGGCGAAGACGACAATGCTCGTGCCGGCCTTGAGGCCGCAGTTGTTGCAGCCTTTGAAGGTGCATTAAAGGCGATTTCAGAAGCCCGTACGCATGAAGGGCAGTCGCTTTTCGCTATTTTGTCCAGCCACGTCGATACGATTGAGCATCTGACGCTGGAAGCGCGCAACGATCCATCGCGCAGCATCGATGCTATTCGCGCGAGGCTTGGCAGCCAGGTCGCACTTCTGATGGAAACCGGACGTGATCTCGATGAGGCGCGGCTTTATCAGGAAGCAGCATTTCTTGCGACCAAGGCGGATATTCAGGAAGAGCTGGATCGGCTGGAGACCCATGTGGCATCAGCCCGCAAGCTGCTTGCTGATGGTGGCCCAATCGGACGCAAGCTTGACTTTCTTTCGCAGGAATTTAATCGCGAAGCCAATACGCTGTGCTCGAAGTCGAATGCAGCGTCGATCACGGCAATCGGCCTTGAGCTGAAAGCAGTGGTCGATCAGTTTCGCGAACAGGTACAGAATCTGGAGTAA
- the fabG gene encoding 3-oxoacyl-[acyl-carrier-protein] reductase translates to MFDLTGRKALVTGATGGLGEAIARALHAQGAIVGLHGTREEKLKELAAELGERTFIFPANLSDREAVKALGQKAEEEMGGIDILVNNAGITRDGLFVRMSDEDWDAVLNVNLTSVFNLTRELTHPMMRRRKGRIINITSIVGVTGNPGQANYCASKAGLIGFSKSLAQEIASRNVTVNCIAPGFIESAMTDKLNEKQKDAIMSNIPMKRMGVGSEIAAAVVYLASDEAAYVTGQTLHINGGMAMI, encoded by the coding sequence ATGTTTGATCTGACTGGCCGCAAGGCTCTCGTAACCGGGGCGACCGGTGGTTTGGGTGAAGCGATTGCTCGCGCTCTTCATGCGCAGGGCGCCATCGTTGGCTTGCATGGCACCCGCGAAGAAAAACTCAAAGAACTGGCTGCTGAACTTGGCGAACGCACATTCATTTTCCCGGCCAATCTGTCTGATCGTGAAGCCGTCAAGGCGCTCGGCCAGAAGGCCGAGGAAGAGATGGGCGGTATCGACATTCTCGTCAACAATGCTGGCATTACCCGCGATGGTCTTTTTGTGCGCATGAGCGACGAAGACTGGGATGCGGTGCTCAATGTCAATCTGACATCTGTATTCAACCTGACGCGTGAGCTGACCCATCCGATGATGCGCCGCCGCAAGGGTCGTATCATCAACATTACATCGATTGTTGGGGTGACTGGCAATCCAGGACAGGCCAATTACTGCGCTTCCAAGGCGGGTCTGATCGGCTTCTCCAAGTCGCTGGCGCAGGAAATTGCAAGCCGGAATGTTACGGTGAATTGCATTGCTCCGGGCTTCATCGAATCGGCCATGACCGACAAGCTCAATGAGAAGCAGAAAGATGCAATCATGAGCAACATTCCAATGAAGCGCATGGGTGTTGGCAGCGAGATTGCTGCTGCTGTGGTTTACCTTGCCAGTGATGAAGCTGCTTATGTTACGGGCCAGACGCTGCACATCAATGGCGGCATGGCAATGATTTAA
- the mltG gene encoding endolytic transglycosylase MltG has protein sequence MTSEEKAGSNSVQQPPQDNTPSSAVPEQAVSAKPFVPKSASEVLRPEPGTPPPRKRSRHARSQIVVFMNFMLSLIVLILLGASALFYFGKLQFDSAGPLTAETTFLVKRGAGVSEVSNSLENREIVSDARIFRYGMRAYGHENDLKAGEYAIPAGATMRDVMNILISGKSIMYPLTIPEGLTVKQVFDRISSDPILVGDMPKEMPAEGGLFTDTLNFTRGTTREEIINRMVTSQQKLIDETWAKRRPDLPVKDKNEFVTLASIVEKETGIASERPHVASVFVNRLNKGMRIQSDPTIIYGLFGGAGKPSDRPIFKSDIEKPTPYNTYVINGLPPTPIANPGRAALEAVANPLDTEDLYFVADGTGGHVFAKTLAEHNANVRKWRAVEQQKNQAQQQNTAQ, from the coding sequence GTGACGTCAGAGGAAAAGGCGGGAAGCAATTCCGTCCAACAGCCGCCGCAGGATAACACACCATCGTCTGCGGTGCCGGAACAAGCCGTATCTGCCAAGCCTTTTGTGCCAAAATCCGCCTCAGAAGTGTTGCGTCCGGAGCCGGGCACGCCGCCGCCGCGCAAGCGTTCGCGTCATGCCCGCAGCCAGATTGTCGTCTTCATGAACTTCATGCTGTCGTTGATCGTGCTGATTTTGCTGGGTGCTTCGGCGCTGTTCTATTTCGGCAAGCTCCAATTTGACTCGGCAGGTCCATTGACTGCGGAAACAACTTTCCTTGTGAAACGTGGTGCTGGCGTCTCGGAAGTTTCCAACAGCCTCGAAAATCGCGAGATTGTCAGCGATGCACGTATTTTCCGCTATGGTATGCGCGCCTATGGCCATGAGAACGATCTGAAGGCTGGCGAATATGCGATCCCAGCTGGCGCAACCATGCGCGATGTGATGAATATTCTCATCAGCGGCAAGTCGATCATGTATCCGTTGACGATCCCCGAAGGTCTGACCGTTAAGCAGGTATTCGACCGTATTTCTTCCGACCCTATTCTTGTCGGCGACATGCCAAAGGAAATGCCTGCTGAAGGCGGGTTGTTTACTGATACGCTCAATTTCACACGCGGCACGACGCGCGAAGAAATCATCAATCGTATGGTGACTTCGCAGCAGAAGTTGATTGACGAAACATGGGCAAAGCGCCGTCCTGATCTGCCGGTCAAGGACAAGAACGAATTCGTGACGCTTGCTTCGATCGTCGAGAAAGAAACAGGCATTGCATCGGAGCGTCCGCATGTGGCTTCGGTTTTCGTCAATCGCCTGAACAAGGGTATGCGTATTCAGTCTGATCCGACCATTATCTATGGTTTGTTCGGCGGTGCGGGTAAGCCTTCGGACCGCCCGATTTTCAAGTCGGACATTGAGAAGCCAACGCCATACAACACCTATGTGATTAACGGCCTGCCGCCGACACCGATTGCCAACCCGGGTCGCGCAGCGCTCGAAGCCGTTGCCAATCCGCTTGATACTGAAGACCTCTATTTCGTTGCTGATGGCACTGGCGGGCACGTTTTTGCCAAGACGTTGGCTGAACACAATGCCAATGTGCGCAAATGGCGTGCTGTTGAACAGCAAAAGAACCAGGCACAGCAGCAAAACACCGCCCAGTGA
- the gmk gene encoding guanylate kinase: MAISSVENGIARRGLMVVISSPSGAGKSTIARQLLSDTDMNLSLSVSVTTRERRPSEIEGVHYHFITKREFERRRDNDELIEWAEVHGNFYGTLRQTAEEALADGKDMLFDIDWQGAEQLQAKMPADVVSIFILPPTMRELQNRLNRRAEDTADVIETRLQNARFEIQKWAKYDYIVVNEDLQRSYAGIKGIIIAERLRRDRRPGLFEFVEGLLEENPEI, from the coding sequence ATGGCCATATCTTCGGTCGAAAATGGCATTGCACGCCGCGGCCTCATGGTGGTGATTTCATCACCATCCGGCGCTGGAAAATCCACAATCGCCCGGCAATTGCTCAGCGATACGGATATGAACCTTTCGCTTTCTGTTTCCGTAACCACCCGTGAACGCCGACCAAGTGAAATTGAAGGTGTTCATTACCATTTCATCACCAAACGCGAGTTTGAGCGCCGTCGCGACAATGACGAGCTGATCGAATGGGCGGAAGTGCACGGCAATTTTTATGGCACGCTGCGCCAGACGGCCGAAGAAGCGCTGGCCGATGGCAAAGATATGCTGTTCGATATCGACTGGCAGGGTGCTGAGCAGTTGCAAGCCAAAATGCCTGCGGATGTCGTGTCGATCTTCATCTTGCCGCCAACCATGCGCGAATTGCAGAATCGTCTCAACCGCCGCGCGGAAGACACCGCAGATGTCATCGAAACCCGTTTGCAGAATGCGCGTTTTGAAATTCAGAAATGGGCGAAATACGATTATATCGTCGTCAATGAAGACCTTCAGCGTTCGTATGCGGGCATTAAGGGCATCATCATTGCAGAGCGCCTGCGCCGTGATCGCCGTCCGGGTCTCTTTGAATTCGTCGAAGGTCTTCTGGAGGAAAATCCAGAAATCTGA
- the fabF gene encoding beta-ketoacyl-ACP synthase II produces the protein MRRVVITGLGLVSPLASGVEETWKRLIAGESGARRITEFEVDDLACQIACRIPVGDGTNGTFNPDLHMEPKEQRKVDPFIVYAVGAADQALDDANWHPTSDEDQVRTGVLIGSGIGGIEGIVEAGYTLRDKGPRRISPFFIPGRLINLASGHVSIKHGLRGPNHSVVTACATGTHAIGDAARLIAFGDADVMVAGGTESPVSRISLAGFAACKALSTKRNDDPTAASRPYDEDRDGFVMGEGAGVVVLEELEHALARGAKIYAEVVGYGLSGDAYHITAPTESGEGAERCMVAALKRADITPDQIDYINAHGTSTMADTIELGAVERVVGDAASKISMSSTKSAIGHLLGAAGAAEAIFSTLAIRDNVAPPTLNLDNPAVETKIDLVPHKARERKIDVALSNSFGFGGTNASLILRRYS, from the coding sequence ATGAGGCGTGTCGTCATCACCGGTCTTGGTCTGGTGTCTCCGCTTGCAAGCGGTGTCGAAGAGACCTGGAAGCGTCTTATTGCCGGTGAAAGCGGTGCTCGCCGCATCACGGAATTTGAAGTTGATGATCTGGCCTGCCAGATCGCCTGCCGCATTCCTGTTGGCGACGGCACAAATGGCACCTTCAATCCCGACCTCCATATGGAGCCTAAGGAACAGCGCAAGGTTGATCCGTTCATCGTCTATGCGGTCGGCGCTGCCGATCAGGCACTGGATGATGCCAACTGGCATCCGACAAGCGATGAAGATCAGGTGCGCACCGGCGTTCTGATTGGTTCCGGCATTGGCGGCATCGAAGGCATTGTTGAAGCTGGCTACACGCTGCGCGACAAAGGCCCCCGCCGCATTTCGCCTTTCTTTATTCCTGGCCGTCTGATCAATCTGGCTTCCGGCCACGTCTCGATCAAGCACGGGCTTCGCGGGCCGAACCATTCGGTTGTCACTGCCTGCGCAACTGGCACGCATGCCATTGGTGATGCTGCACGTCTGATCGCTTTTGGTGATGCGGATGTTATGGTTGCCGGTGGTACGGAATCGCCGGTCAGTCGCATTTCGCTGGCAGGTTTTGCTGCTTGCAAGGCGTTGTCCACCAAGCGCAACGATGACCCAACCGCAGCGTCCCGTCCTTACGACGAAGACCGTGATGGTTTCGTTATGGGTGAGGGTGCCGGCGTCGTGGTTCTTGAAGAGCTGGAGCATGCTCTTGCACGCGGTGCAAAGATTTATGCTGAAGTCGTGGGCTATGGCCTGTCGGGCGATGCTTACCACATCACAGCTCCAACTGAGAGCGGCGAAGGCGCAGAGCGCTGCATGGTTGCCGCGCTGAAGCGTGCGGACATTACGCCTGACCAGATCGACTACATCAATGCACATGGCACTTCGACCATGGCTGATACAATCGAATTGGGCGCAGTTGAACGTGTCGTCGGTGACGCGGCCTCGAAGATTTCCATGTCTTCGACAAAATCCGCAATCGGCCATCTGCTTGGTGCTGCTGGCGCTGCAGAAGCAATCTTCTCGACGCTTGCAATTCGCGACAATGTGGCTCCTCCAACGCTTAATCTGGACAATCCTGCGGTCGAGACGAAGATTGATCTGGTTCCGCACAAAGCACGCGAACGCAAGATTGATGTGGCCTTGTCAAACTCGTTCGGCTTTGGTGGCACCAACGCTTCGCTGATTTTGCGCCGTTATTCGTAA
- a CDS encoding invasion associated locus B family protein: MIFRPSTRRPVFQRLAILATGAALILSAATLPSAAQQAPAQLPAPTAQQEPAQSPSTPQQSGTLKSQHGPWAILCDTPAGAKTEQCALIQNVVAAKRPELGLSVVVLKTADNKARILRVLAPLGVLLPNGLGLNVDGKDIGRAYFVRCFEDGCYAEVILEDELLNTFRNGKSATFIVFQTPEEGVGIPVDLTAFGEGFDALP, translated from the coding sequence ATGATTTTCCGCCCATCCACCCGCCGCCCGGTCTTTCAGCGCCTTGCAATCCTTGCAACGGGTGCAGCTTTGATACTTTCGGCTGCAACATTGCCGTCCGCTGCACAGCAAGCGCCAGCCCAGCTTCCCGCACCAACAGCACAGCAGGAACCGGCACAATCGCCTTCGACGCCACAGCAGAGCGGCACACTCAAGTCGCAACACGGCCCATGGGCGATTCTCTGCGACACTCCAGCGGGTGCCAAAACTGAGCAATGCGCACTCATTCAGAATGTGGTTGCCGCCAAACGCCCAGAACTCGGCCTTTCGGTCGTGGTCCTGAAGACCGCAGACAACAAGGCCCGTATCCTACGCGTTCTCGCGCCCCTGGGCGTGCTGCTGCCAAATGGCCTTGGACTGAACGTTGACGGCAAAGATATCGGGCGCGCTTACTTCGTACGTTGCTTTGAAGATGGCTGCTATGCGGAAGTCATCCTGGAAGACGAACTGCTCAATACATTCCGCAATGGCAAATCTGCAACCTTCATCGTCTTCCAGACACCGGAAGAAGGCGTCGGCATTCCCGTAGATTTGACCGCATTTGGTGAAGGCTTCGACGCCCTGCCTTGA